A window from Saprospiraceae bacterium encodes these proteins:
- a CDS encoding vanadium-dependent haloperoxidase, with translation MKFYTKILLLFIFALSISSCKKDITDETTTAVKTVEQFDFKVVSEWNNLWMEIERHAAGYRPCPTANALGYLGLAGYEACVSGMPEYNSLAPRYQGLNVPKVFPNQEYHWPTVVNAVNNFMFSRLLPEVDKKLYARIKELSDKNEKLFLDQAGQEIFIRSKNHGEAVAAVFWDWMKTDAATFDGYKDPFKENNWRDRLKQPGAWTPTVPGPGEGMFPYWGKGKTLAIKDDMKVCRDYKYYVGEYSENPNSTLYNQALEVMRQNTPSLSYQTEWVGEFWSDDLLGLTFSPPTRFIAIANQVYENENCSLEEAIVANAKVGMALHDAAIGCWNSKYVYNIERPESYIKRLIDPTWEPNLENPNTGDKGISPSFPAYPSGHATFGAAASEALASVFGYSYGMTDNCHRNRSEFSGYPRTFSSFFEMAMENAWSRVPLGVHYRMDADEGVRYGTEIGRVVNRLPWKK, from the coding sequence ATGAAATTTTATACCAAAATTCTTTTACTCTTTATATTTGCATTATCTATATCAAGTTGTAAAAAAGACATTACAGATGAAACAACTACTGCTGTAAAAACAGTAGAACAGTTTGATTTTAAAGTAGTTAGTGAATGGAATAACCTATGGATGGAAATCGAAAGACATGCTGCAGGTTACAGACCTTGTCCTACTGCCAATGCTTTAGGCTATCTGGGTTTGGCAGGATATGAAGCTTGCGTATCAGGAATGCCGGAATACAATTCGTTGGCTCCGAGATATCAGGGACTGAATGTGCCTAAAGTTTTTCCTAATCAGGAGTACCACTGGCCAACAGTGGTCAATGCTGTCAATAATTTTATGTTCAGCAGATTGCTTCCTGAAGTTGACAAAAAACTATATGCGCGTATTAAAGAATTATCTGACAAGAATGAAAAATTATTTCTTGATCAGGCTGGTCAGGAAATTTTTATAAGATCAAAAAATCACGGAGAAGCCGTAGCTGCCGTTTTTTGGGACTGGATGAAGACAGACGCAGCTACTTTTGATGGTTACAAAGACCCATTCAAAGAAAACAACTGGAGAGACAGATTGAAGCAACCAGGAGCATGGACTCCAACTGTACCAGGGCCAGGAGAAGGCATGTTTCCTTACTGGGGTAAAGGAAAAACCCTTGCCATCAAAGATGATATGAAAGTATGCAGAGATTATAAATATTATGTTGGGGAATATAGCGAAAATCCAAACTCCACGCTTTATAATCAGGCTTTGGAGGTAATGAGACAAAATACACCTTCACTTTCTTATCAGACGGAGTGGGTAGGTGAGTTTTGGAGTGACGACCTTTTAGGACTTACTTTTTCTCCACCTACAAGATTTATTGCTATAGCCAATCAGGTATATGAAAATGAAAATTGTAGCCTGGAAGAAGCAATCGTAGCTAATGCCAAAGTGGGCATGGCACTTCATGACGCAGCAATAGGATGCTGGAATTCAAAATACGTTTATAATATCGAAAGGCCTGAATCATACATCAAGAGATTGATAGATCCAACATGGGAACCAAATCTGGAAAACCCTAATACAGGTGACAAAGGCATTTCCCCTTCATTCCCTGCTTATCCGTCAGGTCACGCCACTTTTGGAGCGGCAGCATCTGAAGCTTTAGCAAGTGTATTTGGTTATTCTTATGGTATGACCGACAATTGCCACAGAAACAGATCTGAATTTTCCGGGTATCCTCGTACATTCAGCAGCTTCTTCGAAATGGCAATGGAAAATGCCTGGTCAAGGGTTCCACTTGGTGTACACTATAGAATGGATGCTGATGAAGGTGTGAGATATGGTACTGAAATAGGCAGAGTGGTAAACAGGTTGCCTTGGAAAAAATAA
- a CDS encoding Crp/Fnr family transcriptional regulator, whose product MQQVEIIESIEDFPVAASLTKNELSYLVEEGDLRVINKLDFVFRQGEDSDEIYFLLKGSVKVTSNIIEGREVIKMILHPKALLSEQSFTGESIHTNNAISMSVDTTVLAVKINIIKELIRRNSNFSIDLIAFLSKKLKYTEDRLESLAFNDARERIIQFLRINAQSFGQTIGFEILLKHDFTQQDIANFTGTSRQTVTTVLNDLKKHNQIYFKRKSILIRDIEALS is encoded by the coding sequence ATGCAACAGGTAGAAATAATTGAATCTATTGAAGATTTCCCGGTAGCGGCATCATTGACAAAAAATGAATTGAGTTATTTGGTCGAAGAAGGTGATCTGAGAGTGATTAATAAATTAGATTTTGTTTTCAGACAAGGAGAAGATAGTGATGAAATTTATTTTTTACTCAAAGGTTCAGTAAAAGTTACATCCAATATAATTGAAGGTAGAGAAGTTATTAAAATGATCTTACATCCCAAGGCATTGCTGAGTGAGCAAAGTTTTACAGGAGAAAGTATTCATACCAATAATGCCATATCAATGTCTGTTGACACTACAGTCTTAGCCGTTAAAATTAACATAATCAAAGAGCTTATTAGAAGAAATTCTAATTTTTCAATAGACCTTATAGCGTTTTTAAGCAAAAAATTAAAGTATACTGAAGACCGGTTAGAGTCATTGGCATTCAATGATGCCAGGGAAAGAATCATTCAGTTTTTGAGAATCAATGCCCAGTCTTTTGGGCAAACGATAGGATTTGAAATTTTGTTAAAACATGATTTTACACAGCAAGATATAGCAAATTTTACAGGGACATCCAGACAGACAGTTACAACAGTATTGAATGATTTGAAAAAACACAATCAAATATATTTTAAGCGCAAATCTATACTCATCAGAGATATTGAAGCTTTGAGCTGA
- a CDS encoding carboxylate-amine ligase, translated as MYNQLHIDNLFHKLQEEFEEQYLSVFHNDLAPKAVVVIPSLTLDHHILSKVRGHFYYEERMLCMLMLLRMPETRLTFVTSIPISPLIIDYYLHMLPGITSHHARNRLTLLSCYDAGNIPLTEKVLRRPRLISRIKKSINNGDPAHIMFFNVTEAEKELAVKLNLPIYGCDPALNYLGTKSGSRTIFKETGILTPHGFENINSVAEITDAIYQLKIAKPQLEKAVIKLNDGFSGDGNAIFYYINAPSDEEELKSWIQVNLKKNTKVVAKKLKFDRFIEKMEVMGGIVEEFINAETITSPSVQVRINPEGEICIISTHDQVLGGESGQVFIGATFPAKEDYAVELSKISIKLAEKMKSKGVLGRFGIDFMSIKQYGHWQHYAIEINLRKGGTTHPFLMLQFLTNGMYIQDTGEYILPDGNKRYYFATDNLQKEQYKGMTPPDLLDIVMYYGLHYDHKKEEGVMFHLISALSQFGKLGLVSIGKTPERAMAYYFKVIEVLDKETETKQD; from the coding sequence TTGTATAATCAATTACATATTGATAATTTGTTTCACAAATTGCAGGAGGAATTTGAGGAACAATATTTGTCAGTATTTCACAATGATCTGGCGCCAAAGGCGGTTGTAGTAATACCAAGTCTCACTTTGGATCATCATATTCTTTCTAAAGTCAGAGGTCATTTTTACTATGAAGAAAGGATGCTTTGTATGCTGATGCTATTGCGTATGCCTGAAACCCGCCTTACCTTCGTGACAAGTATACCGATCTCTCCACTCATTATTGATTATTACTTGCACATGCTTCCGGGCATCACGTCTCATCATGCACGCAATCGACTGACATTATTGAGCTGTTATGATGCTGGAAATATACCACTCACAGAGAAGGTACTGCGTCGCCCGAGATTGATAAGCAGGATAAAAAAAAGTATCAATAATGGTGATCCTGCCCATATTATGTTCTTTAACGTGACTGAAGCAGAAAAAGAACTGGCTGTAAAACTAAATCTACCTATCTACGGTTGTGATCCGGCACTCAACTATTTAGGTACAAAGAGTGGATCGCGAACTATTTTCAAGGAGACTGGCATACTTACACCCCATGGATTTGAAAACATTAATTCTGTTGCGGAAATAACTGATGCTATATACCAGCTGAAGATAGCAAAACCACAATTAGAGAAGGCAGTAATAAAACTGAATGATGGCTTTTCCGGAGATGGCAATGCCATTTTTTACTATATCAACGCACCATCTGACGAAGAAGAACTTAAGTCATGGATTCAAGTAAACCTTAAGAAGAATACAAAAGTAGTTGCCAAAAAACTTAAGTTTGATAGGTTCATTGAAAAAATGGAGGTAATGGGAGGCATAGTAGAAGAATTTATAAATGCAGAAACTATCACCTCTCCATCCGTTCAAGTCAGGATCAATCCCGAAGGAGAGATATGTATCATATCTACCCATGATCAGGTATTAGGAGGCGAAAGCGGACAGGTTTTTATAGGAGCTACATTCCCTGCCAAAGAAGATTATGCAGTAGAACTAAGTAAAATTTCAATAAAACTGGCCGAAAAAATGAAATCCAAAGGTGTTTTGGGCAGGTTTGGAATTGATTTTATGAGTATCAAACAGTATGGCCATTGGCAGCATTATGCTATAGAAATTAATCTGCGAAAAGGAGGAACGACGCACCCGTTTCTGATGTTACAATTTCTCACCAATGGAATGTATATACAGGATACCGGTGAATACATACTGCCTGATGGCAATAAAAGGTATTACTTTGCTACAGATAATCTGCAAAAGGAGCAGTATAAAGGAATGACACCACCTGACCTTTTGGACATAGTGATGTATTACGGACTCCACTATGATCATAAAAAGGAAGAAGGAGTCATGTTTCATCTTATTAGTGCTTTGTCACAGTTCGGAAAGCTAGGTCTAGTCAGCATAGGCAAGACTCCTGAGAGAGCCATGGCATACTATTTTAAGGTGATAGAAGTGTTGGATAAAGAGACGGAGACTAAGCAAGATTAG
- a CDS encoding arginine--tRNA ligase: MLESIQSKFSEAILSLFDISMSPDEISINETRKEFNGDFTFVIFPLVKSLKKSPKEIGELLGQWMKANERSFKDYEIVQGFLNFTLQDEFWTTLLEGISKTDRLGYQEPNGKKVMVEFSSPNTNKPLHLGHIRNILLGWSCSKILEANGLGIAICKSMLAWQKFGEGKTPESTGIKGDHFVGDYYVLFEKAFVEEYEKFQLTELASGVYEKCKKEGQDNIAFFKEYKNTYFNTYSELGAQAKSMLLAWEAKDPEITALWKKMNTWVYAGFDVTYEALGVHFDTLYYESDTYLLGKKAVEKGLSKSVFYKEDDGSVWVNLEDAGMDKKVVLRSDGTAVYITQDIGTAQKRYEDYSISNMVYTVADEQDYHFKVLFEILKRLGEPYAEGLFHLSYGMIDLPTGKMKSREGTVVDADDLIAEVINEASEMSAERGEIAVLSESEQKNILKQIGLGALKFFIIKVQPQKRMIFDPKESVDMQGQTGPYIQNAYVRIQSLKRKAADDTLIHYTGYKDHREQEKALLKHLIAFPEVIKQAGASYDPSSVANYAYSLAKDFHRFYHDVRILNAETDEAKAFRIALSDEVGKVLYSAFDLLGIEMPVRM, translated from the coding sequence ATGCTCGAATCGATACAAAGTAAATTTTCTGAAGCCATCCTTTCTCTTTTTGACATAAGTATGTCACCAGATGAAATAAGCATCAATGAAACCCGGAAAGAGTTCAATGGTGATTTTACATTCGTGATATTCCCGTTAGTGAAGTCTTTAAAAAAATCTCCAAAGGAAATCGGAGAATTATTGGGTCAATGGATGAAAGCCAACGAAAGGAGTTTTAAAGATTACGAAATAGTACAAGGGTTTCTTAATTTTACCTTACAGGACGAGTTTTGGACAACTTTACTGGAAGGTATCAGCAAGACAGACAGACTGGGATATCAGGAGCCGAATGGGAAAAAAGTAATGGTGGAATTTTCATCTCCCAACACTAATAAACCGCTTCACCTGGGGCACATAAGGAATATATTGCTTGGTTGGTCTTGCAGTAAAATATTGGAAGCCAATGGTTTAGGCATAGCTATATGCAAGAGTATGCTCGCATGGCAAAAATTTGGAGAAGGTAAGACACCGGAATCAACGGGTATCAAAGGAGATCATTTTGTTGGAGACTATTATGTCCTCTTTGAAAAAGCATTTGTGGAGGAGTATGAAAAGTTTCAACTTACAGAGTTGGCTTCTGGAGTATATGAAAAGTGCAAAAAGGAAGGACAGGACAATATCGCTTTTTTTAAAGAGTATAAAAATACCTATTTCAATACTTATAGTGAACTTGGGGCTCAGGCAAAATCAATGCTATTGGCATGGGAAGCAAAAGACCCCGAAATCACTGCCCTCTGGAAGAAAATGAATACCTGGGTGTACGCTGGATTTGATGTGACTTATGAAGCATTGGGTGTACATTTCGATACCCTATATTATGAGTCCGACACTTATTTACTGGGCAAAAAAGCTGTGGAAAAAGGACTGAGCAAAAGTGTCTTTTACAAAGAAGATGATGGAAGTGTCTGGGTAAACCTCGAAGATGCCGGTATGGACAAAAAAGTGGTGCTGCGAAGTGATGGAACAGCCGTTTATATCACGCAGGATATAGGTACTGCACAAAAAAGGTATGAAGATTACAGTATCAGCAACATGGTCTATACTGTGGCAGATGAGCAGGATTATCATTTTAAAGTGCTTTTTGAAATATTAAAAAGACTGGGAGAACCTTATGCTGAAGGTCTGTTTCATTTGTCTTACGGCATGATAGATTTGCCAACCGGAAAAATGAAATCACGCGAAGGCACAGTCGTGGATGCTGATGATCTGATAGCTGAAGTCATCAACGAAGCTAGTGAAATGTCAGCGGAAAGAGGAGAAATCGCAGTCTTATCGGAAAGTGAACAAAAGAATATATTGAAGCAAATAGGGTTGGGTGCACTTAAGTTTTTTATCATCAAAGTGCAACCGCAAAAGCGAATGATCTTTGATCCTAAAGAATCGGTGGATATGCAGGGACAAACTGGTCCATATATCCAAAACGCTTATGTCAGGATCCAATCTTTGAAAAGAAAAGCAGCAGATGATACACTGATCCATTACACAGGGTATAAAGATCACCGTGAGCAAGAAAAGGCGTTATTGAAACACTTAATTGCCTTTCCTGAAGTAATAAAACAAGCAGGGGCATCATATGATCCATCTTCTGTAGCCAATTATGCGTACTCCTTGGCCAAGGATTTTCACAGGTTTTATCATGATGTGCGCATACTGAATGCTGAGACAGATGAAGCAAAGGCATTCAGGATAGCACTAAGCGATGAGGTCGGGAAGGTACTATATTCAGCTTTCGACCTTTTGGGAATAGAAATGCCGGTAAGAATGTAG
- a CDS encoding acyl-CoA thioesterase II translates to MSQLPELLDILTLTPIERNTYKGTSLFIGSPNVYGGQVLAQSIAAAHETIEDHKVLHSIHSYFINPGDNDKDIHFNVQVIKDGRSFNTRRVVATQEGREIFILFASYHTPEPGIEHQDIMPNVARPESLTSFSDLFAEFASKFNIEPRGIFAPNGPFIFFPVEHYDPFNPRIRPAINHTWFKTNGVLPDDNKLHQTTLAYASDFNLLITALFPHGLSFFTTPMQIASLDHAMWFHRPVKTDDWLLYAVNSSNANAGRAFCSGKIFNKEGLLVASTAQEGLIRKL, encoded by the coding sequence ATGAGCCAGCTTCCTGAATTATTAGACATCCTCACTCTCACGCCAATCGAAAGGAATACTTATAAAGGGACAAGCCTGTTTATAGGAAGCCCCAATGTATATGGTGGACAAGTCCTTGCACAATCGATAGCTGCTGCTCATGAGACAATAGAAGATCATAAAGTACTTCATTCGATACATTCATACTTTATCAACCCCGGAGATAATGATAAAGACATCCATTTTAATGTACAAGTCATCAAAGACGGTCGATCATTTAACACAAGGAGAGTGGTGGCTACGCAGGAAGGTCGTGAGATTTTTATATTATTTGCTTCATACCATACACCTGAACCAGGCATAGAACATCAGGATATCATGCCTAATGTGGCAAGACCCGAGTCCCTTACATCGTTTTCTGACCTGTTTGCAGAGTTTGCGTCAAAATTTAATATAGAGCCAAGAGGGATATTTGCCCCAAACGGACCATTTATCTTTTTCCCGGTCGAGCACTACGATCCATTCAATCCCAGAATAAGGCCTGCCATAAATCATACATGGTTTAAGACAAATGGTGTCCTGCCAGATGACAATAAATTACATCAAACTACCCTCGCATATGCTTCTGATTTCAATTTATTGATCACGGCACTCTTCCCTCACGGATTATCGTTTTTTACCACGCCCATGCAAATTGCAAGTTTGGATCATGCGATGTGGTTTCACAGACCGGTCAAAACCGATGATTGGCTGCTTTATGCGGTAAACAGCAGCAACGCCAATGCGGGACGAGCGTTTTGTTCCGGAAAGATCTTCAACAAAGAAGGATTACTTGTTGCCTCCACTGCACAGGAAGGACTTATCAGAAAACTCTAG